The Mauremys mutica isolate MM-2020 ecotype Southern chromosome 1, ASM2049712v1, whole genome shotgun sequence genome has a segment encoding these proteins:
- the LOC123361899 gene encoding putative olfactory receptor 52P1 — MAAFNLTTFDPSPFILMGIPGLEAAHLWISIPFSMFYIISLFGNFMLLFVVGKEQTLHKPMYLLLCMLALTDISMSTSVVPKALCILWFNLKGITMGGCLTQMFFIHAVSVMQSAVLVTMAFDRYVAICNPLRYATILTNVRIAKLGLVGLTRAVFFILPMPLLVSRLPFCANRIIPHTYCEHMAVAKMSCGDFTVNRMYGLVVAFVVIGFDLTLIALSYSLIIRAVLRVSSRKANQKALNTCTSHICVMLMSYTPALFSYLTQRFGQGIAPHVHVTFANFYLLVPPMLNPIIYGVKTKELRDKVGK, encoded by the coding sequence ATGGCAGCTTTCAACCTCACCACCTTTGACCCTTCACCATTTATCCTAATGGGCATCCCTGGCCTGGAAGCGGCCCATctctggatttccatccctttctctatgtTCTACATTATCAGCTTGTTTGGAAATTTCATGcttctgtttgttgtaggcaaagagcagaccctgcacaagccgatgtacctgctgctctgcatgctggcgcTCACAGACATCAGCATGTCTACCTCCGTCGTGCCGAAGGCACTGTGTATATTATGGTTCAATTTGAAAGGCATTACCAtgggtggctgcctcacccagatgttctttaTTCACGCAGTTTCTGTTATGCAGTCAGCTGTCCTCGTGACAATGGCCTTCGATCGCTacgttgccatatgtaaccctctgagatacGCCACAATTCTCACCAACGTACGAATAGCTAAGTTAGGGCTTGTGGGTTTGACACGAGCTGTTTTCTTTATTCTGCCAATGCCCCTACTCGTGAGCAGGCTgccattctgtgccaaccgcattatcccTCACACATATTGCGAGCACATGGCTGTGGCAAAGATGTCGTGTGGCGACTTCACAGTCAACAGGATGTACGGCTTGGTGGTAGCATTTGTGGTCATTGGGTTTGACCTGACGCTCATTGCCCTGTCCTACAGTCTGATCATCAGGGCCGTCCTCAGAGTCTCCTCCAGGAAAGCCAaccagaaagccctcaacacctgcacatcccacatctgtgtgatgctGATGTCTTATACTCCCGCCCTCTTCTCCTACCTGACACAGAGGTTTGGTCAGGGAATTGCTCCCCATGTGCATGTCACCTTTGCTAACTTCTATCTCCTTGTCCcccccatgctcaaccctatcatttatggagtcaaaaccaaagagcttcgtgATAAAGTGGGCAAATAA